Genomic segment of Dehalogenimonas alkenigignens:
CTGAACTGTGAAACAGCCTACAGCCTGTGCTGGCCGAACGGTGGTTTACTGGGGCTTATCGATATAAGTATAGCCGGAAAGTATCGTTTAAAAGTGCTTGAAAGCTTTAATAACCTACCTGGCCGGGCGGATTCTTGACATTATCCTGCCAATGAATAATGATATGGGGCTGAAATTACGAACTATTTTTCCGGTATCGGATGGAATATCGAGGCCTGCTATCTCTTTTAACACGGGGACAAAATTTCCCCATCCAACCAGCGCGTAAAACGGAATCTGAAAAAGGAGTTCTCAAAACTTGGGTAAAATTAACGTAGCCATTATCGGAGTCGGCAATTGTGCCTCATCATTCGTTCAGGGTGTTTATTACTACCGCAAAGCTAAAGAAACCGAATTCGTCCCCGGTCTCATGCACGTCAACCTGGGCGGCTACCATGTTTCCGATATTGAATTCGTAGCGGCTTTCGACATCGACAAAAATAAAGTCGGCAAAGATCTGTCAGAAGCCATTTTCACCGCCCCCAACAATACCTTCAAATTCACCGATGTACCCCTGTCGGGTGTTAAAGTTGAACGCGGCATGACCCACGACGGCCTGGGCAAGTACCTGTCTCAGGTCATCGAAAAAGCCCCTGGGCCTACAGCCGATATCGCCGGCATCCTGAAAGCCAAAAAGGTTGATGTCGTTATCAACTATCTGCCGGTTGGATCCGAAGAAGCTACTAAATGGTATGTCGAGCAGGTTTTAGAAGCCGGCTGTGCTTTCATAAACTGTATTCCGGTATTCATCGCCCGGGAAAAGTATTGGCAGGACAGGTTTATAAATAAAGGGCTGCCGATCATCGGGGACGACATTAAAAGCCAGGTAGGAGCTACCATCGTTCACCGTGTGCTGACCCACCTTTTCCGAGAACGCGGAGTCAAACTCGAGCGCACCTATCAGCTTAACTTCGGCGGCAACACCGATTTTCTAAACATGCTGGAAAGGGAGCGCCTGGAGAGTAAAAAGATCTCCAAGACTAACGCTGTTTCTTCTCAACTCGATTACAAGATGAGTCCCAATGACATTCATGTCGGTCCCTCCGACTACGTTCCCTGGCTGCAGGACCGGAAATTCTGCCATATACGCATGGAAGGCCGCACCTTCGGCGACGTTCCATTGCTTGTTGAATGTAAACTCGAAGTCTGGGACAGCCCCAACTCCGCTGGCGTGGTTATCGACGCGGTGCGCTGTGCTAAACTGGCGCTGGATCGCGGTCTCAAAGGGGCGCTTTTTGCGCCTTCGTCTTACTTTATGAAATCGCCGCCGGAGCAGTATACCGACGCACAGGCTCACGAAGCCACTGAAGCTTTTATTTCTGAAAGCGTCGCCGAACTTCAGTCCGCCAAGAAAACGCCTTCCAAAGAGGCTAAATAGGCATTCGCCGGCCTTATAATGAGTGATAGGGGCAGGGGTCGGTGAAGATAGCCCTGGTGGCGCCTTATGATTTCGCTTATCCAGGCGGGGTGGCTAATCATGTTGCCGCGCTGGCAAATCAACTCACCGCACTGGGGCATGAAGTACGCATCATCGCCCCGGCTTCCGGTCCGGTGACGCTTTTCGGCGACCGCTTTATCCGGATCGGCACGCCCCGTCCGCTGCCGATGTCCGGTTCTGTGGCGAGGGTGACTCTTTCAGTCAGTCTGGCTAATACCATCAAAGCCACCCTGGCCAAAGAGCGATTCGACATCATTCATCTCCACGAACCCTTCATGATCATGTTGTGCTCGGCCATGCTCCGTTTTTCTAATTCGACGAACATCGGGACCTTCCATGCTGCTGAAGCCAAGCCGGGTTACAATTTCGCCTGGCCTATAAGCCGGCTGATGCTCAACCGCCGTGCACGTAAACTTCACGGACATATCGCTGTATCTCCTGCGGCACAGAATTACCATTCGAGATTCGTCAAAGCTGAATATACCATCATCCCAAACGGCATCGACCTTGAGCATTTCAACCCTGCCGTTAAGCCGATGGAGCAGTATTGTGACGGCAAGATAAATATCGTTTTCGTCGGACGTCTTGAAAAAAGGAAAGGCGTCAAATATCTGCTTGACGCCTTTAAAACTGTGCATAAACACTTCCCTGCCACCCGTCTGTTGATCGTGGGTCCGGGTACGCGTCTTCGGCCGAAATTCGAAAAAGTCGTTCGCCGAGCGCACCTGGAGGATGATGTCAGCTTCACCGGCGGGGTATCTTTTGCCGATCTCCCGCGATATTACCAGACTGCCGATATCTGCTGTGCCCCGGCCACCGGGCAAGAGAGTTTCGGGATTGTCTTGCTCGAGGCGATGGCTTTGGGCAAGCCGATCGTAGCTTCCAATATTCCGGGGTACGCCGGGGTTCTGACCCATGAAGGCGAAGGACTGCTGGTTAAGCCAAAAAATGCCCGCGACCTGGCCTCCGGCATCTCCCGTCTGGTCGAAGATAAGGCATTGCGGGAAAAACTGGGACGTCAGGGATTGGTGACGGTACAGAATTATACTTGGGATAAGGTTGCCCGCCGCGTTGAGTCCTACTACCGTCAGGTGCTGAATAAATGCGGTAAACCGGAGGCTGGCGGCTCATGACGCTCAACGATGCCCGCCGCAGCCTCGGCGCCAGGTTGACCGGTAGAATTTCCCGAATACTGGTGAAAGGACGCATCAGCCCAAACTTTATTACCTGGGCTGGATTTCTCGTTACCGTCGGAGCCGCCGCGCTAATCGCCTCGGGACAGTTACTTACCGGCGGTTTGGTATTCTTGTTTGCCAGTTTTTTTGATATGCTTGACGGTGCGGTAGCCAGAGCATCAAGCAGGATCACCCGTTTTGGCGGCATCCTTGATGCCACACTTGACCGCCTTTCTGAAGCAACTGTATTCGTTGGAATCATGGCTTACTTCGCCCTCGCCGGCGACGTTTTTCCGGTGGTGCTTACCGGGGCCACTCTGGCCGGCTCGCAAGTTGTCAGCTACCTGCGAGCACGCTCCGAGGCCAGCGGCCTGGAGGGGAAGGATGGCATATTTACCCGGCCGGAGCGCGTCATTGTCTTGAGCCTGGGATTGCTCACCAACTGGCTGGTGCCGGCTCTAGGCGTTATCTGTATCTTCTCCTTCATCACCGTAGCTCAGCGTTTGACCAGTGCTTACCGCCAACTCGGCGGTCAGTGACTTGACCGGTCAATTCTGCTAAAATGCTTTTTCGGCTTCCCCCCATGTCTTGAATGGGGAAGACGTGCCGAAACAGTTCTTGGGAGGGGACCACCATGCCAGTGACAATCATCGTCGGCGCCCAGTGGGGCGACGAGGGCAAGGGTAAAGTCATCGACATGCTGGCGGAACGCGCCGATGCCGTCGTCCGCTTTTCCGGCGGTGATAATGCCGGACATACGGTAATGAATTCCCAGGGTACCTTCAAGCTTCATCTGATTCCGTCCGGCGTTTTCAACCCGGACTGCGTATGCGTTATCGGCAACGGCGTCGTGGTCAATCCTGAGATTTTTATCAGCGAGCGCCGGGAACTCAACGGACGGGGTGTCAGCACTGATAACGTTTTTATCAGCGACCGGGCTCATCTGGTTATGCCATATCACATTCAGTTGGACGGACTTGAGGAGCGGGCCCGGGGCAATAAGTCTTTGGGCACTACCCTTCGTGGCATCGGCCCGGCGTTTGCTGATAAAGTCGCCCGCATGGGCATCCGTGCCGGAGACCTGCTGGATCCGGAGATCCTGCGCAGCCGGCTGGAATATGTCCTGGAGTACAAGAATAAAATACTGACCAAACTTTATGGAGAGCCCTCTTTAGAAATTGAATCGCTTTACCGGCTTTGCATCGGTTATGCCGAAGCGCTTAGAGCTAATATCAAAGAGACCTCGTCACTTTTGAACGAAATGGTGGATCAAGGCAAGTCCGTTATTCTTGAAGGCGCCCAGGGTGCTCTCCTGGATACCGATTTCGGGACTTATCCTTACGCCACCTCTTCCTCGCCGCTATCCGCCGGCGGTTGCCTCGGCGCTGGCATCGGCCCTACCAGGGTTGATAATGTGCTGGGTGTTTTCAAAGCTTATTGTTCGCGTGTCGGCGCCGGGCCTTTTCCCACCGAGTTGCTGGACGCCACAGGTGATCGTATCCGCGAACTGGCGCACGAATACGGCACCACTAC
This window contains:
- a CDS encoding inositol-3-phosphate synthase is translated as MGKINVAIIGVGNCASSFVQGVYYYRKAKETEFVPGLMHVNLGGYHVSDIEFVAAFDIDKNKVGKDLSEAIFTAPNNTFKFTDVPLSGVKVERGMTHDGLGKYLSQVIEKAPGPTADIAGILKAKKVDVVINYLPVGSEEATKWYVEQVLEAGCAFINCIPVFIAREKYWQDRFINKGLPIIGDDIKSQVGATIVHRVLTHLFRERGVKLERTYQLNFGGNTDFLNMLERERLESKKISKTNAVSSQLDYKMSPNDIHVGPSDYVPWLQDRKFCHIRMEGRTFGDVPLLVECKLEVWDSPNSAGVVIDAVRCAKLALDRGLKGALFAPSSYFMKSPPEQYTDAQAHEATEAFISESVAELQSAKKTPSKEAK
- a CDS encoding glycosyltransferase family 4 protein; this translates as MKIALVAPYDFAYPGGVANHVAALANQLTALGHEVRIIAPASGPVTLFGDRFIRIGTPRPLPMSGSVARVTLSVSLANTIKATLAKERFDIIHLHEPFMIMLCSAMLRFSNSTNIGTFHAAEAKPGYNFAWPISRLMLNRRARKLHGHIAVSPAAQNYHSRFVKAEYTIIPNGIDLEHFNPAVKPMEQYCDGKINIVFVGRLEKRKGVKYLLDAFKTVHKHFPATRLLIVGPGTRLRPKFEKVVRRAHLEDDVSFTGGVSFADLPRYYQTADICCAPATGQESFGIVLLEAMALGKPIVASNIPGYAGVLTHEGEGLLVKPKNARDLASGISRLVEDKALREKLGRQGLVTVQNYTWDKVARRVESYYRQVLNKCGKPEAGGS
- a CDS encoding CDP-alcohol phosphatidyltransferase family protein — translated: MTLNDARRSLGARLTGRISRILVKGRISPNFITWAGFLVTVGAAALIASGQLLTGGLVFLFASFFDMLDGAVARASSRITRFGGILDATLDRLSEATVFVGIMAYFALAGDVFPVVLTGATLAGSQVVSYLRARSEASGLEGKDGIFTRPERVIVLSLGLLTNWLVPALGVICIFSFITVAQRLTSAYRQLGGQ
- a CDS encoding adenylosuccinate synthase, with the protein product MPVTIIVGAQWGDEGKGKVIDMLAERADAVVRFSGGDNAGHTVMNSQGTFKLHLIPSGVFNPDCVCVIGNGVVVNPEIFISERRELNGRGVSTDNVFISDRAHLVMPYHIQLDGLEERARGNKSLGTTLRGIGPAFADKVARMGIRAGDLLDPEILRSRLEYVLEYKNKILTKLYGEPSLEIESLYRLCIGYAEALRANIKETSSLLNEMVDQGKSVILEGAQGALLDTDFGTYPYATSSSPLSAGGCLGAGIGPTRVDNVLGVFKAYCSRVGAGPFPTELLDATGDRIRELAHEYGTTTGRPRRIGWFDGVAARFSARINGMTGMAVTRLDILDSFDEIKVCTAYRLDGETLTDFPAEPGALNRCQPVYETLPGWKQQTTGLTSLTELPRQAREFLSRLEELAGCQACYVCIGPVREQTIELRSLTR